A section of the Bos indicus isolate NIAB-ARS_2022 breed Sahiwal x Tharparkar chromosome 26, NIAB-ARS_B.indTharparkar_mat_pri_1.0, whole genome shotgun sequence genome encodes:
- the SMNDC1 gene encoding survival of motor neuron-related-splicing factor 30 isoform X2 has protein sequence MEVIELTKDLLSTQPSETLASSDNFASTQPTHSWKVGDKCMAIWSEDGQCYEAEIEEIDEENGTAAITFAGYGNAEVTPLLNLKPVEEGRKAKEDSGNKPMSKKEMIAQQREYKKKKALKKAQRIKELEQEREDQKVKWQQFNNRAYSKNKKGQVKRSIFASPESVTGKVGVGTCGIADKPMTQYQDTSKYNVRHLMPQ, from the exons ATG gaGGTTATTGAACTAACCAAAGACCTTCTGTCAACTCAGCCTTCTGAAACTCTGGCAAGTTCAGACAACTTTGCTTCTACTCAGCCCACTCATTCATGGAAAGTAGGAGACAAGTGTATGGCAATCTGGAGTGAAGATGGACA GTGTTATGAAGCGGAGATTGAGGAGATAGATGAGGAAAACGGCACCGCTGCAATCACTTTTGCTGGCTATGGCAATGCTGAAGTGACTCCACTGTTGAACCTCAAGCCtgtagaagaaggaaggaaggcaaaggAGGACAGTGGCAACAAACCCATGTCAAA aaaagaaatgattgCACAGCAGCgtgaatataaaaagaagaaagctttGAAAAAAGCACAGAGAATAAAAGAACTTGAACAAGAAAGAGAGGACCAGAAGGTAAAATGGCAACAGTTCAACAACAGAGCctattctaaaaacaaaaagggCCAG gTAAAGAGGAGTATTTTTGCTTCACCCGAGAGTGTAACTGGCAAAGTTGGAGTAGGAACTTGTGGAATTGCTGATAAACCTATGACACAGTATCAAGATACCTCTAAATACAATGTTAGGCATTTGATGCCTCAATAA
- the SMNDC1 gene encoding survival of motor neuron-related-splicing factor 30 isoform X1: protein MSEDLAKQLASYKAQLQQVEAALSGNGENEDLLKLKKDLQEVIELTKDLLSTQPSETLASSDNFASTQPTHSWKVGDKCMAIWSEDGQCYEAEIEEIDEENGTAAITFAGYGNAEVTPLLNLKPVEEGRKAKEDSGNKPMSKKEMIAQQREYKKKKALKKAQRIKELEQEREDQKVKWQQFNNRAYSKNKKGQVKRSIFASPESVTGKVGVGTCGIADKPMTQYQDTSKYNVRHLMPQ, encoded by the exons ATGTCAGAGGATCTAGCAAAGCAGCTGGCAAGCTACAAAGCTCAACTCCAGCAAGTTGAGGCTGCGCTGTctggaaatggagaaaatgaagatttactaaaattaaagaaagatttaCAA gaGGTTATTGAACTAACCAAAGACCTTCTGTCAACTCAGCCTTCTGAAACTCTGGCAAGTTCAGACAACTTTGCTTCTACTCAGCCCACTCATTCATGGAAAGTAGGAGACAAGTGTATGGCAATCTGGAGTGAAGATGGACA GTGTTATGAAGCGGAGATTGAGGAGATAGATGAGGAAAACGGCACCGCTGCAATCACTTTTGCTGGCTATGGCAATGCTGAAGTGACTCCACTGTTGAACCTCAAGCCtgtagaagaaggaaggaaggcaaaggAGGACAGTGGCAACAAACCCATGTCAAA aaaagaaatgattgCACAGCAGCgtgaatataaaaagaagaaagctttGAAAAAAGCACAGAGAATAAAAGAACTTGAACAAGAAAGAGAGGACCAGAAGGTAAAATGGCAACAGTTCAACAACAGAGCctattctaaaaacaaaaagggCCAG gTAAAGAGGAGTATTTTTGCTTCACCCGAGAGTGTAACTGGCAAAGTTGGAGTAGGAACTTGTGGAATTGCTGATAAACCTATGACACAGTATCAAGATACCTCTAAATACAATGTTAGGCATTTGATGCCTCAATAA